From a single Miscanthus floridulus cultivar M001 chromosome 8, ASM1932011v1, whole genome shotgun sequence genomic region:
- the LOC136477285 gene encoding uncharacterized protein, with protein sequence MAHQYTNMFGTCLLSALETHPLPSSDLASSRSPHSKSTAPVFSPHLKPIPCLAPISCEMAGKMKELDGASPAKIFIGGLSKDTSMSTFKEHFGKYGAIIDAVIMKDRYTQKPRGFGFITFADPAVVDRVIEDEHVINGKLVEIKRTIPKGAAPLKDFKTKKIFVGGLPSALKEDEFMEFFSKFGKVVEHEIIRDHTTNRSRGFGFIVFDAEKAVDDLLAKKGNMIDINGSQVEIKKAEPKKPSNQPPRSLDSEPRGRPYADSYDGFGSSYNYGGSFGPYRSPGSFGARPGGYNSAYGPGDYGSGYATYGGALVGYRGEPSLYSSRYGSTYGGSFGGGYGGGSYAGGLAGAYGRDAGGYGGSSYGPSYDSSGANTGAGFGTGGLYGARTGYGSTSGSGAAGRYHPYGR encoded by the exons ATGGCACATCAGTACACAAACATGTTTGGTACCTGTCTCCTCTCCGCACTTGAAACCCATCCCTTGCCTAGCTCCGATCTCGCGTCTTCGCGTAGCCCTCATTCGAAGTCGACGGCACCCGTCTTCTCTCCGCACTTGAAACCCATCCCTTGCCTAGCTCCGATCTCCTGCGAGATGGCCGGCAAGATGAAGGAGTTAGACGGCGCCAGCCCTGC TAAGATCTTCATCGGCGGGCTCTCCAAGGACACAAGCATGA GTACATTCAAAGAACATTTCGGGAAGTATGGAGCTATAATTGATGCTGTCATAATGAAGGACCGCTACACTCAAAAGCCCAGAGGCTTTGGCTTTATTACTTTTGCTGATCCAGCTGTTGTTGACAGAGTGATTGAGGATGAGCATGTTATCAATGGAAAGCTG GTTGAAATTAAGAGAACGATCCCTAAGGGAGCTGCTCCCTTGAAAGATTTCAAGACGAAGAAGATTTTTGTTGGTGGATTACCCTCAGCTCTAAAAGAAG ATGAATTCATGGAATTCTTTTCCAAGTTTGGAAAGGTTGTGGAGCATGAAATCATCCGTGACCATACAACCAACCGGTCACGTGGATTTGGTTTTATAGTCTTTGATGCAGAAAAAGCGGTAGATGATTTATTAGCTAAGAAAGGCAATATGATTGATATAAATGGTTCTCAG GTGGAGATCAAGAAGGCAGAACCAAAGAAACCCTCTAACCAGCCACCTCGTTCACTTGATAGCGAACCTAGGGGCCGTCCATATGCAGACAGTTATGATGGATTTGGCAGCTCTTACAATTATGGTGGTAGTTTTGGTCCTTATAGATCACCTGGAAGTTTTGGCGCTAGGCCTGGAGGTTACAATAGTGCTTATGGTCCTGGTGATTATGGTAGCGGCTATGCTACTTATGGTGGAGCATTAGTAGGATACCGTGGAGAGCCCTCCCTTTATTCTAGTCGCTATGGTAGCACTTACGGAGGCAGCTTTGGTGGCGGATATGGTGGTGGCAGTTATGCCGGTGGATTAGCTGGTGCATATGGGCGTGATGCCGGGGGCTATGGTGGTTCTAGCTATGGTCCTAGTTATGATTCTTCAGGGGCTAATACTGGTGCTGGGTTTGGCACCGGTGGACTCTATGGTGCTAGGACTGGCTATGGTAGCACTAGTGGCAGTGGTGCTGCTGGTCGTTACCATCCATATGGAAGATAG